In Desulfovibrio sp. UCD-KL4C, a single genomic region encodes these proteins:
- a CDS encoding bifunctional nuclease family protein produces MVEMKIYGLAVDNDSDAPVLVLKNEELEIVLPIWIGAIEAMAISLVLDEVSFPRPMTHDLLLDAITVLGGNIISVDIVDIENGTFYAEIIVDCNGDVKAIDCRPSDAIALAVRAKCPVRAAQKVIDTAATKDAEAKILESDSVSDEFEELSPDDFKYKM; encoded by the coding sequence ATGGTAGAAATGAAGATTTACGGATTGGCGGTTGATAATGACTCCGACGCTCCGGTGCTGGTTCTTAAGAATGAAGAACTGGAAATCGTTCTACCTATTTGGATAGGCGCAATTGAAGCTATGGCTATTTCTCTTGTGTTAGATGAAGTTTCTTTCCCAAGGCCTATGACTCACGATTTGCTTTTGGATGCAATTACAGTACTTGGTGGTAATATTATTTCTGTTGATATTGTAGATATTGAGAATGGCACTTTTTATGCTGAAATTATTGTTGATTGCAATGGTGATGTAAAAGCAATTGATTGCCGTCCATCTGACGCAATAGCTCTGGCTGTAAGGGCAAAGTGTCCTGTGCGGGCAGCGCAGAAAGTTATCGACACTGCTGCAACAAAAGATGCCGAAGCAAAAATTCTTGAAAGTGACAGTGTCAGTGATGAATTTGAAGAACTTTCACCTGATGACTTTAAATATAAAATGTAG
- the miaB gene encoding tRNA (N6-isopentenyl adenosine(37)-C2)-methylthiotransferase MiaB: MKFNVLTFGCQMNVHDSDWLIRAMESRGWKAVEESEANIFIVNTCSVRDKPEQKVYNILRRLGHLCTSPGDFVAVGGCVAQQVGEGFLERFPYVRLVFGSDGIAKAPQYLEELAADHEKRLVVNDFLAQYPEREGGLANPNEELLPPGIGTIPGQAFVNIMQGCDNFCAYCIVPYTRGRQKSRLSSVIIDECRALVKAGIREITLLGQNVNSFGMDKNGSDLSFSQLLYKISEIEGMERIRFTTSHPKDIAPEVVKAFGELPNLCPQLHLPVQSGSDNMLKRMGRKYDRARYLGIVESLKEACPDIVLTTDIIVGFPGETDEDFEQTMDIMERVRYESSFSFKYSDRPGVAAVKMNPKVSDEVAQKRLTHLQERQKHITRECLEELTGKDMVVLLERPSKRQEAGGVSWRGKDAGGRVVNIFFEGKDESFQLGGKLIKVKIIESKNHSLIGTKVGDPW, translated from the coding sequence ATGAAGTTTAACGTATTAACATTCGGTTGTCAGATGAACGTCCACGATTCCGATTGGCTTATCCGTGCTATGGAAAGCCGAGGTTGGAAGGCTGTGGAGGAATCGGAAGCAAATATATTTATTGTGAATACTTGTTCTGTCAGGGATAAACCTGAACAGAAAGTGTACAATATTCTAAGGCGGCTAGGGCATTTATGTACATCCCCCGGTGATTTTGTCGCAGTTGGTGGGTGCGTTGCTCAGCAGGTAGGAGAAGGCTTTTTAGAAAGGTTTCCCTATGTTAGACTTGTTTTTGGAAGTGACGGCATTGCCAAGGCCCCACAGTATTTGGAGGAATTGGCTGCTGATCATGAAAAAAGGTTAGTCGTAAACGATTTCTTAGCACAGTATCCTGAACGGGAAGGCGGGCTTGCAAATCCAAATGAAGAACTTCTGCCTCCCGGAATAGGTACTATTCCGGGACAGGCTTTTGTTAACATTATGCAGGGGTGTGATAATTTTTGTGCTTACTGCATTGTTCCTTACACTCGAGGACGTCAGAAATCTCGTTTGTCATCGGTAATTATTGATGAATGCCGTGCTTTAGTTAAAGCAGGAATTCGCGAAATCACTTTGCTGGGGCAGAATGTAAATAGTTTTGGTATGGATAAGAACGGTAGCGATTTAAGCTTTTCGCAGCTGTTATATAAGATTTCTGAAATTGAAGGAATGGAGCGGATCAGATTTACTACTTCTCATCCTAAAGATATCGCCCCTGAAGTGGTTAAGGCTTTTGGAGAGTTGCCTAATCTTTGCCCGCAACTGCATCTACCTGTACAGTCCGGTTCCGATAACATGTTAAAGAGAATGGGGCGTAAATATGATCGCGCCCGTTATTTAGGAATCGTTGAAAGTCTGAAAGAAGCATGTCCTGATATTGTTTTAACTACAGATATCATTGTCGGTTTTCCCGGTGAAACGGATGAAGACTTTGAGCAGACAATGGATATTATGGAACGTGTCAGATATGAAAGCAGTTTTTCCTTCAAGTACTCTGACCGTCCCGGCGTAGCCGCGGTTAAGATGAATCCTAAAGTTTCTGATGAAGTTGCTCAAAAAAGACTGACTCACTTGCAGGAAAGGCAAAAGCATATTACTAGAGAATGTCTAGAAGAGTTGACTGGGAAAGATATGGTCGTTTTGCTGGAAAGACCGAGCAAAAGGCAGGAAGCAGGCGGAGTCTCATGGCGAGGCAAAGATGCCGGAGGGCGAGTAGTAAATATCTTTTTTGAAGGAAAGGATGAAAGTTTTCAGCTTGGCGGCAAGCTGATTAAAGTAAAGATCATAGAATCGAAAAATCATTCTCTTATAGGTACTAAGGTGGGGGATCCATGGTAG
- a CDS encoding nuclear transport factor 2 family protein — MKKLSFLLISVLLILSIAGSAFAAEQSESVRDEIKDVLFAYKDSYNLRDFAAIKALYTKDAIIMSFPCDYKEDMSLDKFYDSLPRCSSYWIEKAFKLRLFKITSFESSAKKCTARVLWDYGDTSERGKFTPTFEFVLEGSQWKIAKEVYGRNPS, encoded by the coding sequence GTGAAGAAACTTTCATTTTTATTAATTTCAGTATTATTGATATTGTCCATTGCTGGTTCAGCCTTTGCCGCAGAGCAAAGTGAATCTGTGCGTGATGAAATTAAAGATGTTCTTTTTGCATATAAAGACTCATATAATCTTAGAGATTTTGCCGCAATTAAAGCTCTTTATACCAAAGATGCTATCATAATGTCTTTTCCTTGTGATTATAAAGAAGATATGTCTCTTGATAAATTTTACGATAGTCTTCCACGCTGCTCGTCATATTGGATTGAGAAAGCATTTAAGCTAAGATTATTTAAAATTACTTCTTTTGAATCTTCTGCTAAAAAATGCACAGCCAGAGTTTTATGGGATTATGGCGACACCAGTGAACGTGGCAAATTTACTCCTACTTTCGAATTTGTACTTGAGGGGAGTCAGTGGAAAATTGCCAAAGAAGTCTACGGACGCAATCCTTCTTAA
- a CDS encoding adenylyl-sulfate kinase, which translates to MPDSKGICVNKNWAVWFTGLPGCGKSTIADGLLKEMRKNGLDPVLLRLDERRKLYVPNPEYTHDERRLVYHLFVQDAVAIMQSGRSVIMDGTGHELCFRKEARDKIEFFAEVHLECPVNMAMKREAGRQQGLVMAGLYAKALERQKTGKVFKDLGEVIGVDVRFEIDPDAQCSVDTAEKNPEQILQEVIVCIKKWRNLNGIC; encoded by the coding sequence ATGCCGGATTCGAAAGGTATATGCGTTAATAAAAATTGGGCGGTCTGGTTTACTGGGCTTCCTGGGTGCGGAAAAAGTACCATAGCTGACGGTTTATTAAAAGAAATGCGCAAGAATGGCCTTGACCCTGTTCTGTTAAGACTCGATGAAAGGCGTAAATTGTATGTTCCTAACCCTGAATATACACATGATGAACGGAGACTGGTATACCATCTGTTTGTGCAGGATGCTGTTGCTATCATGCAATCCGGCCGAAGCGTTATTATGGATGGCACTGGGCATGAGCTGTGTTTTCGCAAGGAAGCCAGAGATAAAATAGAATTTTTTGCCGAGGTCCATCTGGAATGTCCAGTTAACATGGCTATGAAGCGGGAAGCAGGTAGGCAGCAGGGACTTGTTATGGCAGGTCTTTATGCAAAAGCTTTGGAACGTCAAAAAACAGGAAAAGTCTTCAAAGATTTAGGAGAAGTTATCGGCGTTGATGTGAGGTTTGAAATTGATCCTGATGCGCAGTGCAGCGTTGATACCGCAGAAAAAAATCCGGAGCAGATTCTACAGGAAGTTATTGTTTGCATAAAGAAATGGCGAAATCTTAACGGCATATGCTGA
- a CDS encoding phosphotransferase, whose translation MVELTSDMIEKYLKEAFGTETALVDYGDIGSLDKQGMKKFGYGKPLLVRFKVKGKVQETVISVMKGDNYGHQFYWDRAAVLMFQYETSGSLKRHVRPMGLGYVNKSGKMIPLSEPEEFFILNEKLEGYDYFNDLDRIRKGKFLDSDNDRAGELSDWLVDIHSLKKDDPSLYMRRVRELIGSSECIMGLVDEAYSHPCEHFSQGRFIKLEKRLIDWRWKLAHYTHRLCAVHGDFHPWNVLVDGSDGFSVLDRSRGEWGEAAGDLSCMAANYILFGLYKGGSFSEQFRKMYMTYFERYLEKTGDIEILQVIAPFFVFRGLVIASPVWYPDHPETVRSSLLRFIENVLEEEVFDYAGFERYMR comes from the coding sequence GTGGTTGAATTAACTTCCGACATGATTGAAAAATATCTGAAAGAGGCTTTCGGTACTGAAACGGCCCTTGTTGATTACGGTGACATCGGATCACTAGATAAACAGGGGATGAAAAAGTTCGGTTACGGGAAGCCTCTTCTTGTTCGTTTTAAGGTTAAAGGAAAAGTGCAGGAAACTGTAATTTCCGTTATGAAAGGTGATAATTACGGGCATCAGTTTTATTGGGACCGCGCGGCTGTTTTAATGTTTCAGTACGAAACTTCCGGCAGTCTTAAGCGTCATGTGAGACCAATGGGATTAGGATACGTTAATAAATCCGGTAAAATGATTCCGCTCAGCGAGCCGGAAGAGTTTTTTATTTTAAATGAAAAGCTTGAAGGGTACGATTACTTTAATGATCTTGATCGCATTCGTAAGGGAAAATTTTTAGATTCTGATAATGACCGTGCCGGAGAATTATCAGACTGGCTCGTGGATATTCACTCACTTAAAAAAGATGATCCATCGCTTTATATGCGCAGAGTAAGAGAACTTATCGGAAGCAGTGAGTGTATTATGGGATTGGTAGATGAAGCATACAGTCATCCATGTGAGCATTTTTCGCAGGGTAGATTTATAAAACTTGAAAAGCGCCTTATTGATTGGAGATGGAAGCTTGCACATTATACGCACAGACTTTGCGCTGTTCATGGAGATTTTCATCCGTGGAATGTGCTTGTCGACGGTTCAGATGGTTTCAGCGTTTTAGATAGAAGCCGCGGGGAATGGGGCGAAGCTGCTGGAGACTTAAGTTGTATGGCCGCAAATTATATTCTTTTCGGTTTATACAAAGGCGGATCTTTCTCCGAACAGTTTAGAAAGATGTATATGACTTACTTTGAGCGATATCTCGAAAAAACCGGAGATATTGAAATATTACAGGTTATTGCTCCGTTCTTTGTTTTCAGAGGACTCGTTATAGCTTCTCCTGTGTGGTATCCAGATCATCCAGAAACAGTACGCTCTTCACTTTTAAGGTTTATTGAAAATGTGCTTGAGGAGGAGGTTTTTGATTATGCCGGATTCGAAAGGTATATGCGTTAA
- a CDS encoding carbohydrate kinase family protein: MQILVSGSMAYDRIMSFPGSFSDHIIPDKIHMLNISLLVDGLDERFGGTAGNIAYALSLFSEKPVILGTVGKDFDAYNKWLTKHEIAIDGIKVVDSDFTASAYITTDKSNNQITWFNLGAMKYSCDYDFSAVDSKKTLAIVSPGNLDDMQNFPEIYRQKGISYIFDPGQNIPAFNGEQLLGMIKGCKILVANDYELEMIMKSTEKTRDELMEICDSIIVTLGENGCLVVEKNGETAVPAAKASEVKDPTGAGDAFRAGLIKGLSLGKNLVESAHIGAVSAVYCVEKLGTQEHSYTEDEFWARYKSSFGEL, encoded by the coding sequence ATGCAGATTTTAGTTTCAGGATCCATGGCTTATGATAGAATTATGAGCTTTCCAGGTAGTTTTTCTGATCACATTATTCCTGATAAAATTCACATGTTGAATATAAGCCTGCTCGTAGACGGACTTGATGAAAGATTCGGAGGAACAGCTGGTAATATAGCTTATGCACTGTCTTTATTCAGTGAAAAACCTGTGATCCTTGGAACTGTGGGTAAAGATTTTGACGCTTATAATAAGTGGCTGACTAAACATGAAATAGCTATTGACGGTATTAAGGTTGTTGACTCAGATTTTACTGCAAGTGCTTATATTACTACAGATAAGTCCAATAACCAGATCACTTGGTTTAACCTTGGAGCCATGAAATACTCCTGCGATTACGACTTTTCCGCAGTTGATTCTAAAAAGACTCTGGCAATCGTTTCTCCAGGTAACCTTGATGATATGCAGAATTTCCCTGAAATATATAGACAAAAGGGTATTTCTTATATTTTTGATCCGGGTCAGAATATTCCAGCATTCAACGGCGAACAGCTTCTTGGTATGATTAAAGGTTGTAAAATTCTTGTAGCGAATGATTATGAACTTGAAATGATCATGAAATCTACTGAGAAAACCAGAGACGAATTAATGGAGATTTGTGACTCCATTATCGTTACTCTAGGTGAAAATGGTTGCCTTGTTGTAGAAAAAAACGGTGAAACTGCTGTGCCTGCCGCCAAAGCAAGCGAAGTTAAAGATCCCACCGGAGCAGGAGATGCTTTCAGAGCCGGCCTTATTAAAGGTCTCTCTCTTGGAAAAAATTTGGTTGAGTCTGCACATATTGGAGCTGTCAGTGCTGTTTATTGTGTTGAAAAGCTCGGTACTCAGGAACATTCTTATACTGAAGATGAATTCTGGGCCCGCTACAAATCCAGTTTCGGAGAATTATAG
- the cutA gene encoding divalent-cation tolerance protein CutA: MDQDLRITLIYITISDVAEARKIGSELLMRHLVACVNIIDKMESMYWWEGRIESSAEAILLVKTVPSLVGKVTETVKSLHSYDCPCIVAVESKEGNSEFFKWVESQTA; the protein is encoded by the coding sequence GTGGATCAGGATCTGCGTATAACACTGATATATATTACAATAAGTGACGTAGCGGAAGCTCGCAAAATTGGCAGCGAGCTTCTTATGCGTCACCTCGTAGCGTGTGTGAATATTATTGATAAAATGGAATCTATGTACTGGTGGGAAGGGCGGATTGAGAGTTCCGCAGAAGCAATATTGCTTGTTAAAACTGTTCCGTCTCTTGTGGGCAAAGTAACTGAGACGGTTAAAAGTCTGCATAGTTATGATTGTCCCTGCATTGTCGCTGTTGAATCAAAAGAAGGTAATTCAGAGTTCTTTAAATGGGTGGAAAGTCAGACTGCATAA
- the nth gene encoding endonuclease III has protein sequence MIARLNMDMKNNLPKKSVSKRAEEIYSRLLKRYPDPKPELDWKNAWELLVSTVLAAQCTDVRVNKVTPALFAKWPGPAELCKADVADIEKVIRSTGLFRNKAKNLKAAAVLVMEEFNGELPRTMKEMTRLPGVARKTANIVLSNAMDVHEGVAVDTHVKRLSFRMGFTVSTNPIVIEKDLMPLFKRKNWGIANHLLVLFGRDICPARSPKCDICPLNDICPKNGIEKK, from the coding sequence ATGATAGCTCGTCTTAATATGGATATGAAGAACAATTTACCTAAAAAAAGTGTCTCCAAAAGAGCGGAAGAAATATATTCACGCCTGCTCAAGCGATATCCTGACCCAAAGCCGGAACTTGACTGGAAAAACGCATGGGAACTTTTAGTTTCTACCGTTCTTGCCGCGCAATGTACTGATGTGAGAGTCAACAAAGTAACTCCGGCACTATTTGCAAAATGGCCCGGCCCGGCAGAGCTTTGCAAAGCTGACGTTGCAGATATCGAAAAAGTCATCCGCTCAACAGGACTGTTCAGGAATAAAGCCAAAAACCTAAAGGCTGCCGCAGTTCTTGTTATGGAAGAATTTAATGGAGAACTGCCACGTACCATGAAAGAAATGACACGCCTTCCCGGAGTCGCCCGTAAAACTGCCAACATTGTGCTCTCCAACGCAATGGATGTACACGAAGGCGTTGCAGTGGATACCCATGTTAAACGTCTTTCATTTAGAATGGGGTTCACAGTAAGCACCAATCCTATTGTGATAGAAAAAGACCTGATGCCTTTATTCAAAAGAAAAAACTGGGGAATTGCGAATCACCTGCTGGTACTTTTCGGGCGCGATATATGCCCTGCCAGAAGCCCTAAATGTGATATCTGCCCACTAAACGATATATGTCCAAAAAACGGAATTGAGAAAAAATAA
- the tgt gene encoding tRNA guanosine(34) transglycosylase Tgt: MTENTKKPGTFKIHATDGNARLGTLTTAHGDIETPVYMPVGTQGTVKGVSPRDLKEIKSQIILGNTYHLYLRPGDELIARRGGLHKFANWDRPILTDSGGFQVFSLESIRKISEQGVEFRSYIDGSKHFFSPEKVISIQNNIGSDIMMVLDECVGYGNNREYTDRSLEMTTRWAKRCREAYPVGAGDQLMFGIVQGGFHKDLREKSLEQLAEIPFEGYAIGGLSVGEPIPDMYDILRHIAPKLPQDKPRYLMGVGTPLDILEGIANGVDMFDCVLPTRNARNGTLYTSQGKVNIKRAQYREDDTPLDPNCDCYTCRNFSKAYLRHIYTAKELLSAQLNSIHNLRFFLNLTEQAREAIKNGTFANLRKKYEAVYAPVQ, encoded by the coding sequence ATGACTGAAAACACTAAAAAACCCGGAACTTTTAAAATTCATGCAACCGATGGCAACGCTCGCTTAGGAACACTTACCACCGCGCATGGCGACATTGAAACTCCGGTTTACATGCCGGTTGGAACACAGGGAACCGTTAAAGGGGTATCGCCTCGTGATTTAAAGGAAATTAAATCACAAATAATTTTAGGTAACACTTATCATCTTTACCTCAGACCGGGGGATGAGCTCATTGCCCGCAGAGGCGGCCTGCATAAATTTGCAAACTGGGATCGCCCCATCCTCACAGACAGCGGCGGGTTTCAGGTTTTCAGCCTTGAATCAATCCGTAAAATATCCGAGCAAGGAGTCGAATTCCGTTCGTATATAGACGGATCAAAACATTTCTTTTCACCTGAAAAAGTTATCTCCATTCAAAATAATATCGGTTCAGATATTATGATGGTTCTTGATGAATGCGTAGGTTACGGAAATAACCGTGAATATACCGATCGCTCACTTGAAATGACAACTCGCTGGGCTAAGCGATGCCGTGAAGCTTACCCCGTAGGAGCCGGCGACCAGCTGATGTTCGGAATTGTTCAGGGTGGTTTCCACAAAGATTTACGCGAAAAAAGCCTCGAACAGCTCGCTGAAATTCCATTTGAAGGATATGCAATCGGAGGTTTAAGCGTTGGCGAACCTATTCCTGATATGTATGATATCCTGAGACACATCGCACCGAAACTTCCGCAGGATAAACCTAGATACCTGATGGGCGTAGGAACTCCGCTTGATATTCTTGAAGGAATTGCCAACGGAGTTGATATGTTCGATTGCGTATTGCCTACAAGAAATGCCCGCAACGGAACCCTTTATACCAGTCAGGGCAAAGTCAACATCAAGCGCGCCCAGTACCGCGAAGATGACACTCCGCTTGATCCTAATTGCGATTGTTACACTTGCAGAAATTTCAGCAAAGCATATCTACGCCATATATACACGGCAAAAGAACTGCTTTCAGCTCAGCTTAACTCTATTCATAATCTGAGATTTTTCTTAAATCTAACAGAGCAGGCACGCGAAGCTATTAAAAACGGTACTTTTGCTAACCTGCGTAAAAAATATGAGGCTGTATACGCTCCTGTACAATAA
- a CDS encoding YdcF family protein — translation MKLIRNLFTLLGAITFLGIVISAILFFYAPEILHRVDKLKKADAIVVLGGQYFRPIYAAELYNKGYGPLVLVSKPVVYEEIKATRSLGVNLKFQWEIYREILIKKGVPEKSIKYFGDKNMSTVDEAEQLKKEFTENKLPTGIKKIIIVTSPLHTGRAGRIFRDALPDKDFIVVGDPYEPILKKWWTNFRTAPYIVLESTKNIFYYLGGAFKSSSQN, via the coding sequence TTGAAACTTATACGCAACTTGTTTACTCTGCTTGGGGCAATCACCTTCTTAGGAATTGTTATTTCAGCAATTCTTTTTTTCTATGCCCCGGAAATTTTACACCGAGTTGATAAACTGAAAAAAGCGGATGCAATAGTTGTTCTGGGCGGACAATATTTCCGCCCTATTTATGCAGCAGAGCTTTATAATAAAGGGTACGGACCTTTAGTTTTAGTAAGTAAACCTGTAGTATATGAAGAAATAAAAGCTACCCGAAGTTTAGGAGTAAACCTAAAATTTCAATGGGAAATTTATCGTGAAATTTTAATTAAAAAAGGCGTACCTGAAAAGAGCATTAAATATTTCGGTGACAAGAATATGAGCACAGTTGATGAAGCTGAGCAGCTAAAAAAAGAATTCACTGAAAACAAATTACCAACTGGTATTAAAAAAATTATTATTGTTACATCTCCGCTTCATACAGGACGAGCAGGTAGAATATTTCGTGACGCTCTTCCAGACAAAGATTTTATTGTAGTAGGCGATCCATATGAACCAATTCTAAAAAAATGGTGGACCAACTTTCGCACAGCTCCATATATAGTTTTAGAATCGACCAAAAATATTTTTTACTATTTAGGTGGAGCTTTCAAAAGTTCTTCACAGAATTAA
- a CDS encoding ArsA-related P-loop ATPase, which yields MKLAFAGKGGVGKTSVTAWMADWLARNGHNVWMIDADTALSLGQASGLDHDSLPQPIISRKDLVHDRIHEGGFLNLNPDVGDLPDELAVDIPLSSPPLHGIPPGRKRLLVMGGLTNAGGGCACDANALLKALLAHVVMDSKDCVLVDLEAGVEHLGRGTVTHVDGLVIVSEPSMRSFQTASDVARMGIELGLDNQVMVVNRYQGGNPPDLPCLPKWYITIPPFQGLIERQMADGNVLNIPESDEIDVILKQVVKQLGL from the coding sequence ATGAAACTGGCATTTGCAGGAAAAGGCGGAGTAGGAAAGACTTCGGTTACCGCATGGATGGCGGATTGGCTGGCTAGAAATGGACATAATGTCTGGATGATTGACGCAGATACTGCTTTGTCACTGGGGCAGGCGTCAGGGCTTGATCATGATTCATTGCCACAGCCTATAATTAGCAGAAAAGATCTCGTGCATGATCGTATTCATGAGGGAGGTTTTCTTAACCTTAATCCTGATGTAGGGGATTTGCCGGATGAACTTGCTGTGGATATCCCGCTGTCTTCGCCCCCTTTGCACGGTATACCCCCCGGACGTAAGCGGCTGCTTGTTATGGGCGGACTTACCAATGCAGGCGGTGGATGTGCATGCGATGCTAATGCCTTACTTAAGGCGCTTTTGGCACACGTTGTGATGGATAGTAAGGATTGTGTCCTTGTTGATCTGGAAGCAGGAGTGGAACATTTGGGGCGGGGGACAGTGACGCATGTTGACGGTCTTGTTATTGTGTCTGAACCGAGTATGCGCAGTTTTCAGACCGCATCAGATGTTGCCCGCATGGGAATAGAATTGGGACTTGATAATCAGGTTATGGTTGTAAACCGTTATCAGGGTGGAAATCCTCCTGACCTACCGTGTCTTCCCAAGTGGTATATAACAATTCCGCCGTTTCAAGGGCTGATTGAGCGACAGATGGCGGATGGTAACGTGTTAAATATTCCTGAATCAGATGAGATTGATGTAATTCTTAAGCAGGTTGTGAAGCAGTTGGGTTTATAA
- the cooS gene encoding anaerobic carbon-monoxide dehydrogenase catalytic subunit — protein sequence MAKQPLPVEELSIWDDAQAMITKARAEGIETVHERLQQQTPHCKFCELGVSCRNCTMGPCKITPKAPRGVCGADADVIVARNFGRFVAGGSAGHSDHGRDLIEVLEAIVEGETTDYKITDESKLRRIAEEVGIAVADRDVKAVATDILEVFFGDFGSRKKEISFLSRVPQKRKDIWNKLGMTPRGVDREIAEMMHRTHMGCDNDAPNTMLHAARTSLSDGWGGSMIGTELSDVIFGTPSPSMSEANLGVIKEDKVNILVHGHNPVVSEMILAAARDPKIIAEAKALGATGINVAGLCCTGNELLMRQGIPMAGNHLMTELAIITGAVEAVVVDYQCIMPSLVQVSGCYHTRFIDTAQKARFSGAIHFDIHPSNALEQAREIVQLAVKAYAERDASRVDIPCEPVKIMTGFSNEAVISALGGTLDPLVQAIVAGDVRGAVGIVGCNNPKFKQDSMNVGLAKELIKKDILVLVTGCVTTAAGKAGLLVPEAIEMAGPGLKKVCGALGIPPVLHYGSCVDNARILQLCAALANALNVDISDLPVGASSPEWYSEKAAAIGLYAVASGIYTHLGHPPHILGSETVTNLAVSGLEDLVGASFVIEPDPVKAAELFDIRIKAKRKGLGLSE from the coding sequence ATGGCAAAGCAACCGCTTCCGGTAGAAGAGTTGTCTATTTGGGATGATGCACAGGCTATGATAACCAAGGCTAGAGCTGAGGGGATAGAGACTGTTCACGAAAGGCTACAGCAACAAACGCCTCATTGTAAATTCTGTGAACTTGGGGTCAGTTGTCGTAACTGTACCATGGGACCATGTAAAATTACTCCTAAAGCTCCTCGTGGAGTTTGCGGGGCGGATGCTGATGTTATTGTTGCCCGCAATTTCGGCCGTTTTGTCGCAGGTGGTTCCGCTGGGCATTCTGACCATGGACGAGACTTGATTGAAGTTCTTGAAGCTATTGTAGAGGGTGAAACAACTGACTATAAAATAACTGACGAATCCAAGCTCAGACGAATAGCAGAAGAGGTTGGAATTGCCGTTGCAGACCGGGATGTTAAAGCAGTTGCTACTGATATTTTAGAAGTCTTTTTCGGTGACTTTGGAAGTCGCAAAAAAGAAATTTCATTTCTTTCACGTGTTCCTCAAAAACGTAAAGATATTTGGAATAAGCTTGGTATGACTCCTCGCGGTGTTGACCGTGAAATCGCTGAAATGATGCATCGTACCCATATGGGCTGTGATAATGATGCGCCGAATACGATGCTTCATGCGGCAAGAACATCCCTGTCTGACGGGTGGGGCGGTTCTATGATCGGAACCGAACTTTCAGATGTTATTTTCGGAACTCCTTCACCTTCTATGTCTGAGGCCAATTTAGGCGTTATCAAAGAAGACAAAGTAAATATTCTTGTTCACGGACATAATCCGGTTGTTTCAGAAATGATTCTTGCCGCGGCTCGTGATCCAAAGATTATAGCTGAAGCAAAAGCACTAGGTGCTACCGGGATTAATGTCGCAGGACTTTGTTGCACAGGTAACGAATTGCTTATGCGTCAGGGAATTCCTATGGCTGGTAACCATTTGATGACTGAACTGGCCATCATCACCGGAGCCGTTGAAGCTGTTGTTGTCGATTATCAGTGTATTATGCCGAGCCTTGTGCAGGTCTCCGGCTGCTATCACACTAGATTTATTGATACTGCACAAAAAGCCAGATTTTCCGGTGCTATTCATTTTGATATTCACCCAAGCAACGCACTTGAGCAGGCTCGTGAGATAGTCCAGCTTGCAGTTAAAGCTTACGCTGAACGTGATGCATCGCGTGTTGATATTCCCTGTGAACCAGTAAAAATTATGACAGGTTTTTCAAACGAAGCAGTAATTTCTGCGCTCGGTGGTACTCTTGATCCATTGGTTCAAGCGATTGTTGCCGGAGATGTTCGTGGTGCCGTTGGAATTGTCGGCTGTAATAATCCTAAGTTCAAACAGGATTCTATGAATGTCGGTCTTGCAAAGGAGCTCATCAAGAAAGATATTCTTGTTCTGGTCACAGGGTGCGTAACAACCGCTGCAGGTAAAGCCGGACTTCTTGTGCCGGAAGCCATTGAAATGGCAGGTCCCGGTCTTAAAAAAGTTTGCGGTGCGCTTGGAATTCCTCCTGTTTTGCATTACGGGTCATGCGTTGATAATGCACGTATCCTTCAGCTTTGTGCAGCACTGGCAAACGCTTTAAATGTTGATATCAGTGATCTGCCTGTCGGAGCTTCTTCTCCAGAGTGGTATTCTGAAAAAGCAGCAGCCATCGGTCTTTATGCTGTTGCCAGCGGAATTTATACTCATCTCGGTCATCCTCCGCATATTCTCGGCTCTGAAACTGTTACCAACCTTGCCGTTTCCGGCCTTGAAGATCTTGTCGGAGCTTCGTTTGTTATTGAGCCTGATCCGGTTAAGGCTGCAGAGCTTTTTGATATACGCATCAAAGCTAAGCGTAAAGGACTGGGACTTAGCGAATAG